The following coding sequences lie in one Carassius carassius chromosome 1, fCarCar2.1, whole genome shotgun sequence genomic window:
- the LOC132150315 gene encoding zinc finger protein 271-like: MRVHTGEKPYKCSHCDKRFSQTGDLKNHERIHTGEKPFKCLHCDKRFSWSTHLKRHERIHTGEKPHKCSHCVRKFSLSASLKKHEMIHTGETPYKCSHCDRRFSRSISLKTHEVIHTGEKPYKCSHCDRKFSLSASLKKHEWIHTGEKPYKCSHCDKKFRRSVDLKTHERIHTGEKPYKCSHCVRKFSLSASLKKHEWIHTGEKPYKCSHCVRKFSLSASLKKHERIHNGEKPYKCSHCDRRFSRSISLKTHEVIHTGEKPYKCSHCDKRFSQTRDLKTHERIHTGEKPYKCSHCDKRFSGSSNLKTHERIHTGEKPYKCSHCDKRFSDSSSLKRHERIHTGEKAHHCSAHGKCSIKSSVIHSHAKSNHSKAPYTRRRI, from the coding sequence atgagagttcacactggagagaaaccttacaagtgttcacactgtgacaagagattcagtcaaacAGGAGATCTGAAAAaccatgagaggattcacactggagagaaaccttttaaGTGTTTAcattgtgacaagagattcagttgGTCAACACatttgaaaagacatgagaggattcacactggagagaaacctcataagtgttcacactgtgtcaGGAAATTCAGTCTATCAGCAagtctgaaaaaacatgagatgattcacactggagagacaccttacaagtgttcacactgtgacaggaGATTCAGTCGTTCaataagtctgaaaacacatgaggtgatccacactggagagaaaccttacaagtgttcacactgtgacaggaAATTCAGTCTTTCAGCAAGtctaaaaaaacatgaatggattcacactggagagaaaccttacaagtgttcacactgtgacaagaaatTCCGTCGTTCAGtagatctgaaaacacatgagaggatccacactggagagaaaccttataagtgttcacactgtgtcaGGAAATTCAGTCTATCAGCAAGTCTGAAAAAACATGAgtggattcacactggagagaaaccttacaagtgttcacactgtgtcaGGAAATTCAGTCTTTCAGCAagtctgaaaaaacatgagaggattcacaatggagagaaaccttacaagtgttcacactgtgacaggaGATTCAGTCGTTCaataagtctgaaaacacatgaggtgattcacactggagagaaaccttacaagtgttcacactgtgacaagagattcagtcagacaAGAGATCTGAAAACCCATGAGAGGatccatactggagagaaaccttacaagtgttcacactgtgacaagagattcagtggttcatcaaatctgaaaacacatgagaggatccacactggagagaaaccttataagtgttcacactgtgacaagagattcagtgattcatcaagtctgaaaagacatgagaggattcacactggagagaaagcaCATCACTGCAGTGCACATGGGAAGTGTTCCATTAAGTCATCTGTTATACACAGTCATGCAAAATCCAACCACAGTAAGGCCCCATACACGCGGAGACGCATTTAg